Proteins found in one Scomber scombrus chromosome 15, fScoSco1.1, whole genome shotgun sequence genomic segment:
- the ddx56 gene encoding probable ATP-dependent RNA helicase DDX56: protein MAADRLMFHEMGLDDRLLKAVADLGWSQPTLIQEKAIPLALEGKDLLARARTGSGKTAAYAVPVIQRILNSKQTVREQDVRALILVPTKELGQQVQTMIRQLTAYCLRDVRVADISSKADLSAQRPILMEKPDVVVGTPSRVLAHLNAQNLILHSSLETLVVDEADLLFSFGFEADLKNLLCHLPKIYQSFLMSATLTEDVQALKELLLHNPVILKLQGSQLPDSNQLQQYSIKCEEEDKFLLIYTLLKLRLVQGKTLVFVGAVDRCYRLKLFLEQFSIPACVLNSELPVHSRCHIITQFNQGFYDYIIATDEQSLADPTAAPPTPTTAGKGKKKKKTGEKGGKGKDKEYGVSRGVDFQNVANVINFDFPTTFESYIHRVGRTARADNPGTALSFISHTELDLLSEVEEALTGENAVSALKPYEFKMEEIEGFRYRCRDAMRSVTKQSVREARLKEIKQELLNSEKLKTYFEDNPRDLQLLRHDKDLHPAVVKPHLKNVPEYLIPETLKGTVNPLLSRRRKKRKDKLKSEGGVVKPSFKKNIQGKNPLKSFRYTGGRNRKGKTGQL, encoded by the exons GCGGTGGCAGATCTGGGTTGGTCCCAGCCGACTCTGATCCAGGAGAAGGCGATCCCGTTGGCTCTGGAGGGGAAAGACCTGCTGGCTCGAGCTCGGACCGGATCCGGAAAGACGGCAGCGTACGCCGTTCCTGTTATACAGAGAATCCTGAACTCCAAACAG ACTGTTCGGGAGCAGGATGTGAGAGCTCTGATCCTGGTTCCAACCAAAGAGTTGGGTCAGCAGGTCCAGACCATGATCCGACAGCTGACAGCTTACTGCTTGAGAGATGTCCGAGTGGCCGACATCTCCAGCAAAGCTGACCTGTCGGCTCAGAG GCCGATCTTAATGGAGAAGCCTGACGTGGTCGTTGGGACGCCGTCTCGTGTGCTTGCTCACCTCAACGCCCAGAACCTGATCCTGCATTCGTCCCTGGAGACGCTAGTGGTGGACGAGGCCGACCTGCTGTTCTCTTTTGGCTTCGAGGCAGATCTGAAGAACCTGTTGTG CCATTTGCCTAAAATCTACCAGTCGTTCTTGATGTCGGCTACTCTCACCGAGGACGTTCAGGCCTTaaaggagctgctgctgcacaaCCCT gtgatccTGAAGCTGCAGGGCTCCCAGCTGCCCGACAGCAACCAGCTGCAGCAGTACAGCATCAAATGTGAAGAGGAGGACAAGTTTCTGCTCATCTACACGCTGCTGAAGCTGCGGCTGGTTCAGGGGAAGACGCTCGTGTTCGTGGGAGCCGTGGACAGATGTTACAGACTGAAACTGTTCCTGGAGCAGTTCAGTATCCCTGCATGTGTGCTCAACTCTGAGCTGCCTGTTCACTccag GTGTCACATCATCACACAGTTCAATCAGGGCTTTTACGACTACATCATCGCCACAGACGAGCAGAGTTTGGCCGACCCGACCGCCGCTCCTCCGACTCCGACGACCGCGggaaaagggaagaagaaaaagaagacggGCGAGAAAGGAGGAAA ggggaaGGATAAAGAGTACGGCGTCTCCAGAGGTGTGGACTTCCAAAACGTTGCCAACGTCATCAACTTTGATTTCCCCACAACTTTCGAGTCTTACATTCATCGAGTTGGACG GACGGCGAGAGCAGACAACCCCGGCACTGCTCTGTCCTTTATCTCTCACACTGAGCTCGATCTGCTGTCGGAGGTGGAGGAGGCGCTCACAGGAG aAAATGCTGTTTCTGCTCTGAAACCTTACGAGTTTAAGATGGAGGAGATTGAAGGTTTCAGGTACAGGTGCAGG GATGCGATGCGTTCAGTTACCAAACAGTCGGTGAGGGAGGCCAGACTGAAGGAAATCAAACAGGAGCTGCTAAACTCAGAGAAACTCAAG ACATATTTTGAGGATAACCCCAGAGATCTGCAGCTGCTCAGACACGACAAAGATCTCCATCCTGCCGTCGTCAAACCTCACCTGAAGAACGTTCCCGAGTACCTCa TTCCTGAGACACTGAAGGGGACGGTGAATCCTCTGTtaagcaggaggaggaaaaagaggaaagacaaGCTGAAATCAGAAGGAGGAGTTGTTAAGCCGAGTTTCAAG AAGAACATTCAGGGGAAGAACCCACTGAAGAGTTTCCGTTACACCggaggaagaaacagaaaaggcaAAACCGGCCAGTTGTAG